In [Leptolyngbya] sp. PCC 7376, a genomic segment contains:
- the psb34 gene encoding photosystem II assembly protein Psb34, with product MPYQIEDEDGKLNNFAVEPPMYKADPETDNNKKSMAIAGIFGGVLVTALIAVTFVISG from the coding sequence ATGCCTTATCAAATCGAAGATGAAGACGGCAAACTCAATAATTTTGCAGTAGAGCCCCCCATGTACAAGGCTGACCCTGAAACTGACAACAACAAGAAAAGTATGGCGATTGCTGGTATTTTTGGCGGCGTATTAGTTACGGCTCTCATCGCTGTAACGTTTGTTATCTCAGGCTAA
- a CDS encoding lipopolysaccharide assembly protein LapB, with the protein MKSLRPAIACLGLLFTAASISPLMAQTSPATVTIPEAYYTGVNQSRLGNYGDALFELTTAIRFSPSFADAYYQRGFVHEKMGNTTEAIADYNRALQRDANHEVAYLQRGMLYAKAGETVKAVEDFDRILTVINPNNIFALVARGQAFASIGESVLALQDFTGAINLNNRFAEAYVERGLVYQRLNNVVQAVADYSMAVEIDPSLVTPYLQRGAIYRQGNRIKEAIADYNFALQNDPENATAYYLRGVAVEQQGQYQAAFTDYSRAIEFNDKIAPAYGNRANIYAQRGEYAAAKQDYQQAAQLFLDQGKQDDYLITLELIRTLPN; encoded by the coding sequence ATGAAATCTCTGCGTCCGGCGATCGCCTGTCTAGGTTTATTGTTCACTGCTGCGTCCATTTCTCCATTGATGGCGCAAACTTCACCAGCTACCGTTACTATCCCTGAAGCGTATTACACCGGCGTTAATCAAAGCCGACTAGGAAATTATGGTGATGCGTTATTTGAGCTGACTACTGCGATTCGTTTCAGCCCCAGTTTTGCGGATGCCTACTATCAACGGGGATTTGTCCACGAAAAAATGGGGAATACAACCGAGGCGATCGCCGACTATAACCGAGCATTGCAGCGTGATGCAAACCATGAAGTGGCTTATCTGCAACGCGGCATGCTCTATGCAAAGGCAGGAGAAACGGTTAAAGCAGTAGAAGATTTTGACCGAATTTTAACGGTGATTAATCCCAATAACATTTTTGCGCTGGTGGCACGGGGTCAAGCTTTTGCCAGCATAGGTGAATCTGTTTTGGCGCTACAGGATTTCACTGGGGCGATCAATCTCAATAATCGTTTTGCTGAAGCATATGTTGAACGAGGTTTAGTCTACCAGCGCCTTAATAATGTGGTGCAAGCAGTGGCAGATTATTCGATGGCAGTAGAAATCGATCCTTCTCTTGTCACGCCTTATCTGCAACGGGGTGCAATCTATCGCCAAGGTAATCGTATTAAAGAGGCGATCGCCGACTATAACTTTGCCCTTCAAAATGACCCAGAAAATGCCACAGCCTATTATCTACGAGGCGTTGCAGTAGAGCAACAAGGTCAATATCAAGCGGCTTTCACCGATTATTCACGGGCGATCGAATTTAATGACAAGATTGCGCCAGCCTACGGTAATCGCGCCAATATTTATGCCCAACGCGGGGAATATGCTGCGGCTAAACAGGATTATCAACAGGCTGCTCAACTCTTTTTAGACCAAGGCAAACAGGATGATTATTTGATCACCCTAGAGTTAATCCGCACTCTACCCAACTAA
- the panB gene encoding 3-methyl-2-oxobutanoate hydroxymethyltransferase, with protein sequence MRVTPRILRRYKQEARPIVALTAWDYAIARLVDEAGVDMILVGDSLAMVALGYQNTLPVSLDAMIHHTQAVCRATKNALIVSDLPFLTYQESLAQAIHTAGRILKETSAQAIKLEGGHPAIAETVDRLTMLGIPVMGHVGLTPQSVHTLGYRQQGKNATDAERVMNEAIALEQAGAFAVVLEHIPTTLAETITQKLSIPTIGIGAGSVCDGQVLVTADLLGLSQKSPPFAKQYLNLSGLITDAIKTYSDDVRNGTFPADDA encoded by the coding sequence ATGCGGGTAACACCGAGAATTTTGCGGCGGTACAAACAAGAAGCGCGGCCCATTGTGGCGTTAACGGCATGGGATTATGCGATCGCCCGACTGGTGGATGAGGCTGGGGTAGACATGATCCTCGTGGGGGATTCGTTGGCAATGGTGGCGTTAGGCTATCAAAATACGTTGCCGGTGAGTCTCGATGCGATGATCCACCATACTCAGGCTGTTTGTCGCGCAACAAAGAATGCTTTGATTGTCAGTGATTTGCCGTTTCTCACCTACCAAGAAAGTTTGGCACAGGCGATTCACACGGCGGGTCGTATTCTTAAGGAAACTTCGGCACAGGCGATCAAATTAGAGGGCGGTCATCCGGCGATCGCCGAAACAGTGGATCGGTTAACCATGTTGGGCATTCCAGTGATGGGTCATGTTGGTTTGACGCCTCAATCGGTGCATACCCTCGGTTATCGGCAGCAAGGAAAAAATGCTACCGATGCTGAACGGGTGATGAATGAGGCGATCGCCTTGGAGCAGGCTGGTGCATTTGCGGTGGTGCTAGAACATATTCCGACGACATTGGCAGAGACGATTACGCAGAAATTATCGATTCCGACCATTGGTATTGGGGCTGGCTCTGTTTGTGATGGACAGGTTTTGGTGACGGCTGATTTATTGGGTTTGTCGCAAAAATCACCTCCCTTCGCGAAGCAATATCTTAATCTTTCTGGTCTGATTACCGATGCCATTAAGACCTATAGCGATGACGTACGCAATGGCACTTTCCCCGCAGATGATGCGTAA
- the hemF gene encoding oxygen-dependent coproporphyrinogen oxidase yields MTALHTEPKASASNKPLPPSDSQERVSKFMQQIQDTICAGLETADGAGKFQEDAWRREEGGGGRSRVMTEGNVLEQGGVNFSEVWGKQLPPSILKQRPEAAGHGFYATGTSMVLHPRSPYIPTVHLNYRYFEAGPVWWFGGGADLTPYYPFAEDAAHFHKTYQAACDRHHAEYYNVFKRWCDEYFYLKHRDETRGIGGLFFDYQDGTGELYKGPHPDKAAAEHSRNLGEQPQRSWEDIFGFVQDCAGSFLDAYVPIIERRKGIEYGDHERQFQLYRRGRYVEFNLVYDRGTIFGLQTNGRTESILMSLPPLVRWQYNFQPEAGSREAELYDRFLKPQDWANWKPS; encoded by the coding sequence ATGACAGCTTTGCACACAGAACCGAAAGCCTCCGCATCCAATAAGCCTCTACCTCCTTCTGATTCGCAGGAACGTGTCAGTAAGTTTATGCAGCAAATCCAGGACACTATTTGTGCTGGACTTGAAACTGCTGATGGTGCCGGAAAATTTCAGGAAGATGCATGGCGACGCGAAGAAGGTGGCGGTGGTCGCTCCCGAGTCATGACTGAAGGCAATGTCCTTGAGCAAGGTGGCGTGAATTTTTCTGAGGTTTGGGGTAAGCAATTACCGCCTTCGATCCTCAAACAACGTCCAGAAGCAGCCGGTCATGGCTTCTACGCAACTGGCACTTCGATGGTGCTCCACCCCCGTAGCCCTTATATCCCAACGGTTCATCTCAACTACCGTTACTTTGAGGCTGGCCCAGTTTGGTGGTTTGGCGGTGGTGCTGATTTAACTCCTTATTATCCTTTTGCTGAAGATGCCGCACATTTTCACAAGACCTATCAAGCGGCTTGCGATCGCCACCATGCGGAGTATTACAATGTCTTTAAGCGCTGGTGTGACGAATATTTTTACTTGAAGCACCGCGATGAGACCCGTGGTATTGGCGGTTTATTCTTTGATTATCAAGATGGCACTGGTGAACTCTATAAAGGCCCTCACCCTGATAAAGCAGCGGCAGAGCACAGCCGTAATCTAGGAGAGCAGCCCCAGCGTAGTTGGGAAGATATTTTTGGATTTGTGCAGGATTGTGCAGGTTCTTTCCTCGATGCCTATGTGCCGATTATTGAGCGTCGCAAAGGCATTGAATATGGCGATCATGAGCGACAGTTCCAGCTTTACCGCCGTGGCCGCTATGTCGAATTCAACCTCGTTTATGACCGTGGCACGATTTTTGGATTGCAGACCAATGGGCGTACTGAGTCTATCTTGATGTCTCTTCCTCCCCTCGTTCGCTGGCAATATAATTTCCAGCCTGAAGCGGGTAGCCGTGAAGCTGAGCTTTATGATCGTTTCCTCAAACCCCAAGATTGGGCAAATTGGAAACCTTCTTAA
- a CDS encoding two-component regulator propeller domain-containing protein has product MGRISSSCSFLLAGVSLCSSFFLTPAAIAEVSEFVSPIYENVSPPPPNLEPEFNLSSENLRITSLLENWDGDLWVGSWQGLSRIDPNTGNILKRIDLTNYNVEALAMDRVGRIWVGTTQGLLRVDSRSNEVTEHNILLPSNRIVSLLVDQRGYLWVGTDQGLVLISPDEGLVMTTLKKLPGLRPNAMTLDQDGNLWVGTLLGLVQVNTASAIPMQTVRDITGNVVNSLATAPDGLLWAGTLDGLLVVDPETGEILRNVTSMREKNVTSVQFGADGTVWAGTDEGVLRLKADSGLLLGQVGQLPSRQVLAIAPDIGNKLWVGTYQGLAWVSLTTGVTRPHYGFVQP; this is encoded by the coding sequence ATGGGACGTATTTCTTCTTCTTGCTCCTTTTTGCTAGCTGGGGTGAGCCTCTGCTCTAGCTTTTTTCTGACTCCTGCGGCGATCGCCGAGGTTTCTGAATTTGTCTCGCCAATCTATGAAAATGTTTCCCCTCCGCCACCAAATCTTGAACCAGAATTTAATCTAAGCAGCGAAAATCTCCGCATAACATCGCTCCTCGAAAATTGGGATGGTGATCTTTGGGTCGGATCTTGGCAGGGATTAAGCCGCATTGATCCCAACACAGGCAATATTCTTAAGCGCATTGACCTCACAAATTACAATGTCGAAGCCCTCGCGATGGATCGAGTCGGTAGAATCTGGGTCGGCACCACTCAGGGATTATTGCGCGTAGATTCCCGCAGTAACGAAGTCACGGAGCATAATATTTTATTACCCTCAAATCGCATTGTTTCTCTGTTGGTAGATCAACGCGGTTATCTCTGGGTGGGCACAGATCAAGGACTCGTCTTGATTAGTCCTGATGAAGGCCTTGTGATGACCACCCTGAAAAAGCTACCTGGTTTACGTCCGAACGCCATGACTCTCGACCAAGATGGTAATCTGTGGGTCGGGACGCTTTTAGGGTTAGTACAAGTGAATACGGCCAGTGCAATTCCCATGCAAACTGTGCGCGATATTACGGGTAATGTTGTGAATAGTCTTGCGACGGCTCCTGATGGATTATTGTGGGCGGGCACGCTTGATGGACTACTCGTCGTTGATCCAGAAACGGGCGAAATCTTGAGGAATGTCACCTCAATGCGTGAGAAAAATGTCACTAGTGTTCAGTTTGGTGCTGATGGGACAGTTTGGGCGGGCACAGATGAGGGGGTTCTAAGGCTAAAGGCAGATAGTGGACTACTTCTCGGTCAAGTCGGTCAACTGCCTTCGCGACAGGTTTTGGCGATCGCCCCGGATATTGGCAATAAATTATGGGTTGGTACTTATCAAGGGTTAGCTTGGGTGAGTTTGACAACGGGCGTAACTCGTCCCCACTATGGGTTTGTTCAACCTTAG
- the lnt gene encoding apolipoprotein N-acyltransferase, translating to MALSPQMMRKVLFAFAGGVAMGITSAPLEAWYLAWVAIIPLWLIVITPANSGKINAAQTGLSFWQRVKSFGDRHKLALFCAGAWGLGYQGLTLFWITGIHPMTWMGVPWFWSLCIAAICWLIITFWGICIPFFWAVGMLIFQDISATRNSGLAYRCNRVLFGSALWCIAEYFLSQSDLFWHFLAFSQSPHNLFLLQLTRLSGFTTVTLILVVINGLFSEAIHSFFQQRKKVFSISVLLSLSLVIFGAAHLWGWYLFGNTELVTDRAAKIGIIQGNIPNEIKLYENGTSRAIANYTKGYRDLAAQDVDLIITPETALPFRIEQILAGTELSRAMRQEKIPVILGAFGSEGKNFTNSLFTISAQTEVISRFNKQQLVPLGEYIPFEAIFGKFIDRLSPLDAHLVRGQNPPTIMTPIGKAIAAICYESAYPEHFRRQTAAGGEYIIVASNDAHYSPTMPAQHQALDVMQAIANDRWTIRASNTGLSSVITPNGTAIWTSQLNQYITYATNIYLKQTKTTYVLLGNWLVSICILIVLTLGIYWYKK from the coding sequence ATGGCACTTTCCCCGCAGATGATGCGTAAGGTCTTATTTGCCTTTGCCGGTGGTGTGGCCATGGGCATCACCTCTGCGCCTTTGGAGGCTTGGTATCTCGCCTGGGTTGCGATTATCCCGTTGTGGTTAATTGTGATTACTCCGGCGAATTCTGGAAAAATAAATGCTGCGCAAACGGGATTATCGTTTTGGCAACGCGTTAAATCGTTTGGCGATCGCCACAAACTCGCACTTTTTTGCGCAGGGGCTTGGGGATTGGGCTACCAAGGCTTAACGCTGTTTTGGATTACAGGCATTCACCCGATGACTTGGATGGGAGTGCCGTGGTTTTGGAGCTTGTGTATTGCCGCGATCTGCTGGCTAATTATTACCTTTTGGGGCATTTGTATCCCGTTCTTTTGGGCTGTTGGGATGCTCATTTTTCAGGATATTTCTGCCACTAGAAATAGTGGTTTAGCCTATCGTTGTAATCGAGTTCTGTTTGGCTCAGCATTATGGTGCATTGCAGAATATTTTTTAAGTCAGAGTGATCTGTTTTGGCATTTTTTAGCGTTTAGCCAAAGCCCCCATAATCTATTTTTATTACAACTCACTCGTCTTTCTGGATTCACAACAGTCACTCTAATTCTTGTTGTAATTAATGGCCTATTTTCTGAGGCTATTCATAGCTTTTTTCAGCAGAGAAAAAAAGTATTTTCGATATCGGTATTGTTGAGTTTAAGTCTTGTGATTTTTGGAGCAGCTCATTTATGGGGTTGGTATTTATTTGGAAATACAGAATTAGTCACAGATCGCGCTGCAAAAATTGGCATTATCCAAGGGAATATTCCCAACGAAATTAAGCTCTACGAAAATGGCACCTCACGGGCGATCGCCAACTACACGAAAGGCTACCGTGACCTTGCGGCGCAGGATGTTGATCTAATTATCACCCCAGAAACAGCGTTGCCCTTTAGAATCGAGCAAATTTTAGCGGGGACAGAATTATCCCGTGCGATGAGGCAAGAAAAAATCCCCGTTATTTTGGGGGCTTTTGGCTCAGAGGGCAAAAATTTCACGAATAGTTTATTTACGATTAGCGCTCAAACTGAAGTGATTAGCCGGTTCAATAAACAGCAACTTGTGCCCCTCGGTGAATACATTCCCTTTGAAGCAATTTTTGGGAAATTTATTGATCGGTTGTCGCCCCTTGATGCCCATCTCGTGCGTGGCCAAAATCCACCGACGATTATGACGCCTATCGGGAAGGCGATCGCCGCGATTTGTTATGAATCTGCCTACCCAGAGCATTTCCGTCGCCAAACTGCTGCTGGAGGTGAATACATTATTGTCGCGTCGAATGATGCCCATTACAGCCCTACGATGCCTGCCCAACACCAAGCTCTTGATGTGATGCAGGCGATCGCCAACGATCGTTGGACAATTCGTGCCAGTAATACCGGACTATCTAGTGTGATTACGCCCAATGGCACTGCGATTTGGACATCCCAACTCAACCAGTACATCACCTATGCGACGAATATTTATCTAAAACAAACCAAAACAACTTACGTCTTATTGGGAAATTGGTTGGTGTCTATTTGCATCTTGATCGTGCTGACATTAGGTATTTATTGGTATAAGAAATAA
- a CDS encoding STAS domain-containing protein, with protein sequence MLSNWEVCVIPIEQVTHTTSDGTAIIVLTPSGRLDIRTAWQFRLELQQCISKLSPHVVINLSQVSFVDSSGLTALVAGMRDADKNQGSFRICEVHPESRLVFEVTMMDSVFEIYETEQKALETIPRGRNAGASGNSEKAAI encoded by the coding sequence GTGCTTAGTAATTGGGAGGTCTGTGTGATTCCGATCGAACAAGTAACTCACACTACATCAGACGGAACGGCAATTATCGTTTTAACTCCAAGTGGGCGGCTGGACATCAGGACAGCATGGCAATTCCGGCTTGAGTTGCAGCAATGTATTTCTAAATTGAGCCCCCATGTCGTTATTAACCTTAGCCAAGTCAGCTTTGTGGACAGTTCGGGTCTAACGGCTCTGGTTGCAGGCATGCGCGATGCTGATAAAAATCAAGGTAGTTTTCGTATTTGTGAAGTCCACCCCGAATCTCGTTTAGTCTTCGAAGTGACAATGATGGATTCTGTCTTTGAGATATATGAGACAGAGCAAAAAGCATTAGAAACCATCCCCCGTGGTCGTAATGCTGGTGCTTCTGGCAATAGTGAAAAAGCCGCTATCTGA
- a CDS encoding response regulator: protein MSTILIVEDDPINIRVFTKILKKRGKFEVICSEDVDYILTVAGEGKVDAIVMDVSLTDSTYEGESVDGIRITQLLKADPVTQKIPVVLVTAHAMQGDRESFLAKSGADGYISKPVVDHQAFVDQMKSLIV, encoded by the coding sequence ATGTCAACGATTTTAATTGTGGAAGATGACCCAATTAACATTCGCGTCTTTACAAAGATTTTGAAAAAGCGTGGGAAATTTGAGGTGATTTGCTCTGAGGATGTGGATTATATTCTGACGGTGGCAGGTGAAGGCAAAGTTGATGCAATTGTCATGGACGTTTCGCTCACAGACAGCACCTATGAAGGTGAGTCTGTCGATGGGATTCGTATTACCCAGCTCCTGAAAGCTGATCCAGTAACGCAGAAAATCCCAGTGGTTTTAGTGACAGCCCACGCAATGCAAGGCGATCGCGAGTCTTTTCTCGCAAAAAGTGGGGCAGATGGCTATATATCCAAACCAGTAGTTGATCACCAAGCTTTTGTTGATCAAATGAAAAGTTTAATTGTCTGA
- a CDS encoding DNA topoisomerase (ATP-hydrolyzing) subunit A, with product MAQQLDLLQPGNIIPTALHTEMEQSYLEYAMSVIVGRALPDVRDGLKPVHRRILYAMYELGLSPDRPYRKCARVVGDVLGKYHPHGDQSVYDALVRLVQEFSTRYPLLAGHGNFGSIDNDPPAAMRYTETRLAPVSFEAMLDQVGEETVDFTDNFDGSQQEPVVLPVQLPILLLNGSSGIAVGMATNMPPHNLGEVVDGLIAVIDRPDIEDEKLWKYIPAPDFPTGGEIVDLDGVRQAYKTGRGIIPMRGIVHLEVLQVGKKRKRDVNALVITELPYQVNKAAWIEKIATLVNDGKIVGISDIRDESDRQGMRVVIELKRDAAPEDVLKVLYKKTALQSNFGAIMLSLVDNQPRQLPLKTILQEFLKFREETLTRQYSYELEHKESRRHSVEGLLLALNNLDEVIDILRNAPDGTTAKYQFQEDLGLSEVQSDAILAMPMRRLTGLEKQKLEQEFNELDGEIGKLNALLNDRHELLKSLKKDLRSLKRKFADARRTRLPDAQPEPEVTPATVDATATTADGEPPKKKRRRAKKKTELTLNLLPQRSETSHVAIAADGSACWGNDDAGHVDESATLYKAAIGTQENLIVCTDQGKAYPVAIADLPYQEQRDKPQLQSLLPDHAQRDNHQPITQFVLPANLEELELLLLTTKGKIKRLAGTELSSFTSRGLSLIKLKEKDTLQFAFFVQPGEDRVAIAVSSGRVLHLPISQSEIPVQGRTSQGNQALKLRFNEKIVGCASFQRGEEIFLLSEEGYGKRLEVNSLRLGRRGDMGNHVMRFETKTDLLLKMFIPDMETQLWTQDSRENVELISVDKFPVASKDSSGRRFFKFTKGDRLVTAQLAYELKQ from the coding sequence ATGGCACAACAACTTGATCTGCTCCAACCCGGCAATATCATTCCAACGGCGCTCCATACAGAGATGGAGCAATCCTATTTGGAATATGCCATGAGCGTGATTGTTGGTCGGGCTTTACCTGATGTGCGTGATGGTCTGAAGCCTGTGCATCGACGCATTCTGTACGCCATGTATGAGCTGGGTTTAAGTCCGGATAGGCCCTATCGGAAATGTGCAAGGGTAGTCGGTGATGTACTCGGTAAGTATCATCCTCACGGTGATCAGTCGGTTTATGATGCTTTAGTGCGTTTGGTGCAGGAGTTTTCGACACGATATCCGCTCCTTGCTGGTCACGGAAATTTTGGTTCGATCGATAATGACCCGCCCGCTGCAATGCGTTATACCGAAACGCGGTTAGCGCCAGTAAGCTTTGAGGCAATGCTGGATCAAGTCGGGGAAGAAACGGTAGATTTTACAGATAATTTTGATGGGTCTCAGCAGGAACCAGTTGTTTTGCCAGTACAGCTGCCAATTTTATTGCTGAATGGTTCTTCTGGTATTGCGGTAGGCATGGCCACAAATATGCCACCTCACAATCTTGGGGAAGTGGTTGATGGTTTGATTGCTGTTATTGATCGTCCTGATATTGAAGATGAAAAGCTTTGGAAATATATTCCAGCGCCAGATTTTCCAACGGGTGGGGAGATTGTTGATTTAGATGGAGTCCGACAAGCTTACAAAACCGGTCGTGGCATTATCCCGATGCGAGGGATTGTTCATCTTGAAGTGCTTCAAGTTGGCAAAAAACGGAAGCGTGATGTTAATGCGCTAGTGATCACTGAGTTACCCTATCAGGTCAATAAAGCTGCTTGGATCGAAAAGATTGCGACTCTGGTGAATGATGGCAAGATTGTCGGAATTTCGGATATTCGGGATGAGAGCGATCGCCAAGGGATGCGGGTGGTTATTGAGCTGAAGCGAGATGCGGCACCGGAAGATGTGTTGAAGGTGCTCTATAAGAAAACGGCATTACAGTCGAATTTTGGAGCAATCATGTTGTCTTTGGTGGACAATCAACCACGTCAACTCCCGCTCAAGACAATTTTGCAGGAATTTCTAAAATTTCGGGAAGAGACGCTAACTCGCCAATACAGTTATGAATTAGAACATAAAGAAAGTCGCCGTCACTCCGTCGAAGGATTATTGCTAGCGCTGAATAATTTGGATGAGGTGATTGATATTTTACGAAATGCACCCGATGGTACAACGGCAAAATATCAATTTCAAGAGGATTTAGGTCTGAGTGAGGTGCAGTCAGATGCGATTTTGGCGATGCCAATGCGTCGACTAACGGGCTTAGAAAAGCAAAAATTGGAGCAGGAGTTTAATGAACTGGATGGTGAGATTGGCAAACTGAATGCTTTGCTCAATGATCGCCATGAGTTATTAAAGTCTCTTAAAAAGGATTTGCGCTCACTTAAACGAAAGTTTGCAGATGCGCGCCGTACAAGGTTACCAGATGCTCAACCTGAGCCTGAAGTTACTCCCGCAACAGTGGATGCAACGGCAACGACAGCAGATGGAGAGCCACCGAAAAAGAAACGTCGTCGGGCGAAAAAGAAAACAGAACTCACTCTGAACCTATTGCCGCAACGCTCTGAAACCTCTCATGTGGCGATCGCCGCCGATGGTAGTGCATGTTGGGGGAATGATGATGCTGGTCATGTTGATGAGTCGGCTACTCTCTATAAGGCCGCTATCGGTACACAAGAAAATCTAATTGTTTGCACTGATCAGGGTAAAGCCTATCCTGTGGCGATCGCCGACCTTCCTTACCAAGAACAGCGTGATAAGCCGCAATTACAGAGTCTGTTGCCAGATCATGCCCAGCGGGATAACCACCAGCCGATTACGCAATTTGTCTTACCTGCTAATTTAGAAGAGCTTGAGCTATTGCTCCTGACGACCAAAGGAAAAATTAAACGTCTGGCAGGAACGGAATTAAGCAGTTTTACGAGTCGTGGTCTGAGTCTGATTAAGCTCAAAGAAAAAGACACATTGCAGTTTGCCTTTTTTGTACAGCCTGGTGAAGATCGCGTGGCGATCGCCGTGAGTAGTGGGCGCGTGTTGCATCTGCCGATTAGTCAGTCGGAAATTCCGGTACAGGGTCGAACATCCCAAGGGAATCAAGCTTTAAAATTGCGATTTAACGAAAAAATTGTAGGATGTGCATCCTTCCAGCGAGGCGAAGAAATCTTTTTGCTCTCAGAGGAAGGTTACGGGAAACGCCTTGAGGTGAATAGTTTGCGGCTGGGTCGTCGAGGCGATATGGGTAACCATGTGATGCGCTTCGAGACGAAAACAGATCTGCTTCTAAAAATGTTTATACCCGATATGGAAACGCAGCTCTGGACTCAAGATTCGCGAGAAAATGTGGAGCTGATCAGTGTCGATAAATTCCCTGTGGCGAGTAAGGATAGCAGCGGTCGACGGTTCTTTAAATTTACGAAGGGCGATCGCCTTGTGACTGCGCAGTTGGCCTATGAACTCAAACAATAG
- a CDS encoding ABC-2 family transporter protein, giving the protein MLRSLLRKVTTLLTVYYAYMVEYRAELFFWVLSGSLPMILLGAWTEAANQVEMSLSSVEFARYFLAVFVVRQLTLVWVIWDFEKEVTQGKLSFTLLQPIDPAWRHLAGHAAERIARLPFTFLLIGLFFLLYPESLWRPSLNQILLCTLTTAIAFGMRFLMQYTFAMAAFWIEKASAIEQTWFLFYVFLSGYIAPLETFPPLMREIALLTPFPYVIYFPAAIIMGLPVRIWEGIIVMTLWSAIFFVLNRYFWRKGLKHYSGMGA; this is encoded by the coding sequence ATGCTGCGATCGCTTCTGCGCAAAGTCACCACATTACTCACTGTTTACTACGCCTATATGGTGGAGTATCGTGCTGAGTTATTTTTCTGGGTCTTATCAGGTTCTTTGCCCATGATTTTGTTGGGAGCCTGGACAGAAGCCGCGAACCAGGTCGAAATGTCTCTCTCGTCCGTTGAGTTTGCCCGCTATTTCCTCGCCGTTTTTGTCGTGAGGCAACTAACACTCGTTTGGGTAATTTGGGATTTTGAAAAAGAAGTCACCCAGGGAAAACTGTCCTTCACACTATTACAACCAATTGATCCCGCTTGGCGACACCTCGCAGGCCATGCCGCAGAACGGATTGCGCGTCTCCCCTTCACCTTCCTCTTAATTGGTTTGTTCTTTTTGCTATACCCCGAATCTCTCTGGAGACCAAGCCTAAATCAGATTTTACTTTGTACCTTAACCACGGCGATCGCCTTCGGAATGCGATTCTTAATGCAATACACTTTTGCAATGGCGGCATTTTGGATCGAAAAAGCCAGTGCTATTGAGCAAACATGGTTTCTGTTTTACGTTTTTCTCTCTGGCTACATCGCTCCCCTCGAAACCTTTCCGCCACTCATGCGCGAAATAGCATTGCTGACACCTTTTCCCTATGTCATTTATTTCCCCGCTGCGATCATCATGGGTCTGCCCGTTCGTATCTGGGAAGGCATAATCGTTATGACCTTATGGAGCGCTATCTTTTTCGTTTTAAACCGTTATTTTTGGCGGAAAGGACTCAAACATTATTCCGGTATGGGCGCTTAG